TCTGTGTATAAAAAACACAGGTCTGGCAATTTCTGTAACTTTCAGAAACAGACAATTAAGCCAAGTAAGTTTAACTCAGCGGTTGCCCAGGTGTGCTCAGGTGAGACAGTATGTGCTCACACTTACCTGTGAAGCCGGCAGCCCTCGgtgccccacctgttcctcatcgctccaatcaaATGGTAGGCAAAGcttaaaatggtcaaatgtatcgttctataacaggcagcgtttccgccaggtgGGCGTCTTGCCGTAATTtgatatattattaataatttgacaaaaatattaataattcgagagaagatcgagagtttttatcgcttgaaataacgaaaaggaaaaaggacatccctctgttggaggggcaaagtctggtgggattcttttcggAGTGTTGAAGATCGTTCCCCAACATCGGCGGTGCCTgctacaggacaacacggaacgtGCACGACTTGGACGCGATGagcggtgctagtggagcacgcgcgtGACCTGCGAGCACCAGAGCCTCGCAAcggcgaaactgaggctccgtggtaaaatgaagagccgtttgggagcgaaacagccggcgctttaagagagccgagccaaatgatccggctcactaacgtaaaaagacagtatctataagggacggctcaagtCAAAATTCAAGCACCCCGCCAGCAAGGACCCAGGTTCGATTCCGGCATGAGGTccaaacatttattaaaaaaaaataaaaaataataataatctccaGTTCATTACGTCcattcgcgacccacctatcacatctctgcacCCCACACTGACTATCTTTATTACTCTATCttcgtttttgttttgtttttgtctgaGATGGGAATGTCATCTCTTATATgttattacaaaaataatattaacgtatttggcggcccacttgcaatgcctttgcggcccacaggttgggaaccactgcattaTACCATGAATATACTCAGCAAAAAAAAGTAGATATTGGAGTGTCATGTTTGAATAGCAGACCAACATGTCAGCCTCTCTTTTAGAACAATAATGGGAGCAGGACAGCAACCCTGCAGAGGTGTGACGGTCACATTGTGCTCCTCCACGGCTCTTGGCAGTCTTACAAGTGTCTGGAGGTACTTTAAGGAATGGATACTAGTTTTTTGCAAATGGAATGAACACTGCAGAAGATTCCTACAGCTGGTGTTGCTATAGTTATAGAGACATGTACAGAATACACTTGAGATCATCTATAGCTCTGTACAATGTTTAGTCCTGGTTTATCAAACCTTTGACCCCACTGTAATTACTTTCTGCAGAAAAGAGAAACAGCAACTGAATAGATGGGAACTCTTTGTTTTACAAACACAAAGTCCCTTGATGTCCTTAAATCTAAATGTGTCAGTCTGAGCCAAGACCACCCTTTAAAACGAAGGATCAACAATTGGACTAAAACAGATTTATGAGCTGTTATTACAATCTATGATAACAGTGTGTATGTACCGGAACATACTCCACCATAAGTTTACATCTTATTGTCTAGCATGGATTAAAAACTCCAAAACAACCCAAACTCATGGTTACAGACTAATGACATCATCTCCCTGAAATGAAGTCCATATTTTTATTCAATCTTTCCCacgtttttatttttcatgatGAGGTTTGATGAAAATATGAATCCAGTATGCACTCCCTTTTTCAGCAGCCTGAGGGCATGGCTTCTATCCCCAGAGATGTTTTAGTGCGTGTCCATGTTTGTCTGGAAGGCATCGCACTCCTATAGGGCTGCAATATCTGAGTCTTATCAGTAGTCTCGCTGCCATTTCCTCATGAACTGGAGCGCCTAAATGCTGCCACACAACAGACGGATGCATTTATAGCTTTTCTTCAGTTTCAGTGGGAGTATGGATCATGGGGGTGTGTACGATCTGGGCCTGTGAGCAGATGGAATGTTTCAGTCTTTCAAGGTTCTCCAAAAAAATGTCAATGCTATTGTATTTCTGCACACATAACATGTATTAtcaaataatatattttttaagtaaGTTTAAAAGCGGTCTTTTAGTTTGTTATATAATCCTAAAATGTCCATCAAGATTATTGTTGATGTTCCAAACACAACTGTGAACTGTGTTGAGTTGCACACACAAGCATTACAATGGATGGACCTTTTGCGAATGGGCTGTAAAACAAATCTATTTTTCGATTGAAGCTTTAGGAAGCACAACAACTTTTTTATTAATAAGGTCAAATATATATGGCAAACTCTTGTGATGTTGCAATACAAGCAGCATTAATTTTACGGTGTGTTGTTGTGCAGCTATTTATCTGAAACACTGGGAAGATGAACCAAAATGATGTTGATCTTGTGACGAAACCCATGAATCAACTGGATAACACACAGTGCAAGTTAAACTCATATGTATATTTCTGAGGCTTAATGCATCACCACACCTGAGTGAAACAGTTCAGTTATGGGTCTCTCTTGAATGTCTATTGTGTGGTAACTTTGATTAGACTGTGAGGCTGTTAAATGTGGGAGTGGAACGAGTCGAGTTCATTATTAGGCGCATGTCTGCTGACTCGCACTCACACAACCTGctgtatgtgtgtactgtacatGCATGTGTTTGTTTTAATATATACACGAAGAACCTACTGCAGTTTCTTTAATCGTGTAATGAATCAGAACTTTTTCTTATAATTCTAACTGTCTTTGTTTATATAAAAATGAGCTTTACAAATGAACAGCTAGCGTCCCTATGGACCTGCAGGCTGCTGTGTAAACAGACATATCGATGTTAAGAGTAAGATATGCTCTGTTGTATGTGCATATCTCCCTGACATTGTTAGGGAACCCTCGAGTCACAATAACAGTCGGTGAGTATTTTAAACAGCTGCCACTATTAGAAGTGAATGTTTCGCTAAATAAAGAGAGACCATGAGGAACGACGATACATGCATTTATAGAAAGAGGATGCGAGAAAGATGGTGGCAAGAAATATGCTTTACTTGTTAGATCTATCAATTTAGCTGGAAATTGAATTCCAAATACAATAAacctaatatattttattttgggaTGTGAAAGAGATTGGGTAAAAAAGGACATTTGTATGTAAAACTATTTAATAAATACGAGGGCTGAACTATACATACAGTATTGACAGAGTAGTTCAGCTATCAGGCAGTCTATTAACACATAACACAGAATATCATTTAAGCAACAACTccatagtatatatatatatatatatattccacCTGCTCTCATCCAGCCCAGGCTTAATTCATCTAAAAACACCTAAATAAGTGTATTCCTAAGACTTTTCACCACTTTGTTTGACAAGACACTACGACTCAGAGAACAACCTAAAACAACTTTCTTGAGGAAAATCCTTGGCTTTTGGACATTGCCTATACCGTGTTGTCACATTGATCAATGCACTCAACCATAAGACATTCACAGGGAGGCTCACACTGTTTAACTTAACAATGTTGGGCCAAACTCGCACATGTGCATCTGAGTCATCATCCCCACACATGGAAGCAATTAGCACAGCTCAGTCAGTGCCATGAGTTTAGGTTGTTTCAATACAACTTTGCTTCATAGTGGATCTGGTTTCAAAACCTCAGCTGCCTTCAAAAGGAACTCCTGTGCTCAAGGTAACGACGTTGTGAGAACACCGCTGCTATGCACGGCATGTCAAGCCACCGGGAGAACAATTTAGCAAGCTAGAGGTAACGGAATGCAGGAACTACAAAAGGCATCATATTCAACATTCCTTATGATAATATAGTGACCAAAACTCTATGactaaaataacaaaatatcaaCTTCACTGGCCTTGATagaagtatttttattttaatgttttatgaGTCGTAGATTATTCTCAAACAGACGTGGAGAAAAGTCGTTGGAAAATTCTTTGTTCGAGGCCTTGATATGAGCAGGTGGTAGCAGCCGCTGATGTCATAATCAGAGTTTTTAAAGGTTGTGAATACAGGATTATTTAAGTATGAATATAGTTGAAAAAGTAACTGTGGCATAAAATGCTTTGTCAGATTCTATGGCATGTTAACTTTTGATAGAATCAGACATTCCTGCTTTCAATAACTGCAACTTTTTAAATAGCTTGGCTGTACAGTATGTACTAGAAGGCAAAGTTCCCCTTCAAATCAGTCATGCAAAAGAGAAGTtgtaatatttattttgaaactgagaAAAAGACGTCTGACTTTAGCTATCAGAGCCATGAGTGGTGTCTtaaaaaggtctcctattatcctgtttttcatcaatatattataggtctcggatatatacaaaacatgtctctgaagtgtttggctcaaaataccaaacagattattaaaggaatggtcgactcattagataattaatcaaaacttcagtatttagtgaaacgttatgtttaaaccataccctgaagaaatcagcgatattccccggtaaataatgattttatagctcttttttatcaagacctgtatattccgtctggccgccgccatgtttgccatttcagtagtcacgtgatggtcgtgacgtcatccatgcgttcactttgtcaacacacggaaacatggcggggtatttcagttcggactcgtcagcagaggaacaagttttgaccaatgtgaagagattggatgggggaattcatccatacatatcagtatgacaatacgacaccctctgtccgtagaccctcacatcgtacaaggaaaaacttccgaagaaaacccacagtttaaagggaacatgggagaaacctcagggagagcagcagaggagggatccctctcccaggacggacagacgtgcaatagatgccgtgtgtaaattgaaaagataatacatttgcaacataggtagtccagatgtttggaaatgcatgtgtgtataatgggaagatgatataagatactatatgtatgcatgtagtaccacccttgatagcgattccctctctagtttagcatactcagcttcgttgtccctggccatagaatcacgattttatggggccggaaaaactggggggaaatacacactagccggtactacgctatatggaaaggccaccaaaaactgtcctggcctggacgttaaaggacgttaaaacgggactagccgctgcaatggaaatgcgctataacataccttattcttactccgagcactacttctgctcctccgtcgcttcacacttgcagagggcgatttctcaactggtcgaactggtgtcctggtcggtgatgacaccagaaagaccgatggtactgcatctccattgagtaatggttgttctttaaatcccatgttatgtttgatcatactctcagagtagtcgtccggaaatttgaaatgttcgctgcatacatgagcctgtaaatctttcggttcgggccggccacatttcgctagccactgcctccgaatgtacttcttacgcttaccttttggcaacagatggaaccgagcattccgtggattgttcctatccgaattatggcaatatttggcgatacagtgaggcatatttgaatagagaaactacagtaaataacatggagatcaacgtgtcttcgaaaaccaaacgcatggattacgtcacgtccgggaaatggcggcgcccacagtgttgatgttatttcggtatataatcagtttaaaatcactgataatgtcatcggattaaaaaaaaaaaaagagagactggcagagactggtctgttttatcggatgataatttttaaaaaatgagtgtcatgagcataccattcctttaattgtagcatcccataatcccctctgtttcagccctgtttcaaaagtgctgattctctgtctgttactttagatgaaaataaggagccactccccacgcaactctgagagatatttggtttaaAAGAACACTATAGGCGAGTACTTttacccgtacttttcccgtttagttccgttagtgcctGGAATTGTGTGTTCACACCACTTGGTTCcaagaacttttacccccatttttagtgcctgctagagacgTGGTACTATACTGctgagaaaaaagtaccaatttatattggctgggcgaattgcaaaccacagcCCGTAAAactgccattgtatttgctggcattagcattattagcattagcattagccccgcgcaccaacggagagagaataacttatggcaacacaaaaaaaaacatgggagcggtggagtgatgaggaggtgtcggtgttctggcgatttactcagaAGGCTTCAGTGAAGctgactgaagccagtccccaactccggggacttccggccaggGACTtcaggtggcagtatacgccgtgaagtggtttgcggcctgccagtaaacccaaagcagaagaattgACGTCAGTGGCTTCCTTTGCGtgatcttccctcagggaacttattccggtgtgaacgcgatctctaCTCAGTGCCatgggggtactaagtgctgggcACTAAGTACTAAGTAAGAAGGTGggaggggttaccttggttgctgatggTTACACATgccaaaaaaacgttatgactttataaagtggccaaaatctgatcagctcatttccagacaggtttttatataaatggatcaaggGAAAAAAAAGTGAGCGATATGTTTTCCTGaagctttcagaatctctttacacggaggggacacatgtttatgtataatatcCCGGTACTGCCCTCTCCTGGTTTAAATCCTATCTCTCTGACAGACATCAATTCATCTCCATTAACAACTCCAAATCCCCCACAGCCCCCGTCAATCATGGCGTCCCTCAGGGTTCTGTACTTGGTCCCCTTCTGTTCATCATCTACTTCCTCCCAATTGGACAAATCCTCCGAGAACACCAACTCCAGTTCCACtgttatgctgatgacacacagCTCTACCTCCCAACAAAATCAATTTCTCAATCAACCACACACTCCCAGCTCAGCACCTGCCTCACTGACATCATTTTTTTGGATGCAAAACAATTTTCTAAAACTTAACTGTGACAAATCGGAACTTataattagggatgtcccgatcacctttttttgctcccgatccgattccgatcatttgattttgacaatctgccgataccgatttttcccgatccgatctttatgcaatgcattaagagaaaaaaaaaaggtaacagataacggctggtcatccaacgcgatgaattcagctatcttggctgttatttgtttggccttttcactgttctggggcagtttctctttccttttaaaagtctctgaaagtgtcggttgtttcagtgccgttacctgagtggccgctgtgtactcgtcgtgttgttggcgtttgtttctcaggtagcgtattagattggtcgtgttgaacgtagctctgttctttccaccatgcggaacctccgccttgcaaacattgcatctggctgttacactgccttcgctttcaattttataatacttccaaactcctgacattttctctgtcccgactcccgagtcaccagatgaacgtagcctctcgttagcttactgctactattagacactgcgcccactctgttgccagatttgagagaaataagcaaccaggtctgaaaacaagcccaaagaaagcaacacatacatgatgttgtgtcattttaaaccaaaactaagtcctcaggatgactttaagacgtgaacatggtcatttttgttttgtaacattaaataaaataataaaatccatattatggatttagaaaatgattttattgatttaaaaaatagttttattgatttaaattgacatgcatccgctaagaaaaatagtccgttgttactgtttgaactaacgtagcaacggcaggaactgcttcgatagtgttgttgaggagctttttgattacagatttgaaaacatcgttgcttgctttaaaagtagcacaattcatgatgtcaaaccttggaaagtatctagatatccctgccctaatgccaaagtaactgcacactgaatatgtgtcgccgtttgatgtctatgtctggaccgctgcgtaaaaaggagggtttctgccccgttacttctataagaataaaacacggtggacagagatctctttttctccccctcttctccccgctgcagcctagcagctgatctcagagcatgctcccctctcctgcaggggggcgtggtcagctgcagctcacagaatcagccccctgcaaaaacagcgctggaaagagccaatagagcaaaatgagtcatggctaaaatgcaggatctgtttggtattttgaaaaaaatatatttatataggcatggccctacaatatattgttcaaatatagcataatatgtcccctttaaagaaCATCGCACGCATCAGATCCTCCCTCTCATCGACCACTGCTGAAACTCTGATCCATGCCTTTATAACATcccgactggattactgcaacagcATTTTGGATCACCTGCATTCACACTAAAAAAACTTCAATATGTCCAAAACTCAGCTGTCCGCTTGCTcacctccacccgacgctccgaccacattacccctatcctccatgacctccactggctccccatcaaacaccgcattgactttaaaatattacttttcactttcaaaGTCGACAACAACCTTGCCCCCCCCTAACTCTGTGACCTCATCCAACGACACACCTCCACCCGTCGCCTCAGGTCTGCTGAAGCTAACCTACTGCAGCCCATCAGGACAAAGCTCCGGACCTGGGGTGACAGGGCCTTGACTGCAGCCTCCCCCcacactctggaactccctccccagcCACAGACTGAGTACAGTAGTACAATTTTTTCCAGTATTAGTGACCTGGGGGAGTTTTTCAACTTAATAAAACTAATCCACAGATGATATATCTATCAAATGATTTTGACAAACCTATTTTAGTTTGACTATTTTGACCAGTGCAGAGCCATTATAAAAGACGGAAAATAAAATGTACAAAGAATTAAAGTAATTGCACtatttactatatgaataaataCGAAAAAGTGTAACACTTTATGCATTATCAACGTTTTAATTGTTTATCTGATAAAAACATTTCTAATGTGAGCTGGGGGGTGAACTTGGGGTCATGACCTCAGAAACTGCCATAACATAGTGTTGACAATGGCTCCATCCTAAAAGATGTCCCGGCAGAAACCATTAGTGTAAgagcagtggtgtaaagtaactaagtacatttaatgACATTTACTTAagaacaattttgagatacttgtacttattTCCATGTTTTGCttctttgtacttttactccactatatttatgtaatacctttagttactttacagatttggattaaaggtggggtaggtcattttggagaaaccggctcgagtgcgctagaaattgaaaatacacagccggaaaaaatctgccacttccttacagagcccaacactcacgaacgcgcacatgaccaatgagggcacgagataagtttgtgcacagatggaaggctgacaggcaggtaggccatccagttattttagccgggccgtgctttttacagtactacggcttccacaggtgCAATTTTTttgaatggattttttgtcaaagaacttaagatattcattgctatcgggatgttaagagcattccatgcaatataacaagtgtatctcgagccggtttctcaaacttacctaccccacctttaatagtgtgaaatataatcaagtgttaaatcagacattAGTTCCACCTgtagtaaattcacaagctaccctgcagtatacaaagtgataaaaactagctgcacctttaccagctctgagaacactttaatgatcaatcattataaaacatatcatattattctgaaatggaccaatttgcacactgactacttttactacataaggtatattttgatgcttatacttttgaattgtaactttaacttgtaacagagtattcataCACTCTGGTATTTCTCCACCTCTCTGTCAGAGTCCCGGCAGTTCAGTGGCCCGCTGCCTCTTACCTCCGAACAGATGAGGCGAGAGGTGTGCTGGTAGAGATCCTATCAACAGCCGGGGAGCCTCCTGTCCTCCAGCCCGCTGCCGGTCCGCCTCCTCCGGGCTGCTCCCCCCGGACTCCTGGGAGCTGTAGGCTCCGCTGCTGTTGGGAATGTTTATCCCGGACTGAGGTCGGGTCCCGGGGCCTCCGGACCCCCCCGCAGACCGGGCCCTGGCTCCATGGTGCTGGCTGGTGCTGGACGAGGCTCCGGACGCACTGTAACCATGGTACCTCACCCCCCCGGTGGTGGTCCTGTTACCGTTGCTGCTGGACGTGCTGGAGGGCAGGTCCGAGCCGGAGTAGGCTCTGGTCCGTCCGTTAGCAGCCGGGTTAGCAGTGGGGCTGCTCTGCTTTGCCCCCATGTTAACCCCAACCGACTTTGATATATTAAAGAGGCGCTCTGTGAGCCACTGCGAGACAGTACGCCAGATTTACGCCGGGGGACAGAGGTCTCTACCGGACACACGGAACGGTTCTATCTGGAAGCTAAGAGAAGTAGAACAAACTCTGCGCTATGAACCCGGAGACATTATTAAACAGCAGTGAGTTGAGAGTTGAAGTAGCTGTTACAAAGCAAAAGATGTGTGTGAAACTTCAGCAGCCGTCAGCAGTGTGTTCCGTCAGTAACAGCGGTGGCTGTGCGGCAGGTAACGTTAACATGGATCCCTCCTCCTCAGAGCTGCTGCCGCGGACCCGCTGCTTCCTCCTCAGTGTCCGCCCCGCCATGGCTCCCGAGCAGCCTGAAGGAGTGAAGAGCCGGGCTCCTCTCACCTCCCTGCCTAACAACGCATTACTCAAAGGAAGGATGGGATAGAGGAGAAAGCCCAGCACAATACCGTTTTATCAGCGGCACCAAGGAGACTCTCGGTGCCCAGGCTAGCTGTCAAGCTAGCTGAGGTGAGCTCACCAGCGCTTCCGCTAACAATTTTCAAAGTAAAGGCGTTGCGGTGTTTTATAGGGAGCGTGACAGCTTTCCA
This genomic window from Pseudochaenichthys georgianus chromosome 16, fPseGeo1.2, whole genome shotgun sequence contains:
- the znrf2b gene encoding E3 ubiquitin-protein ligase znrf2, encoding MGAKQSSPTANPAANGRTRAYSGSDLPSSTSSSNGNRTTTGGVRYHGYSASGASSSTSQHHGARARSAGGSGGPGTRPQSGINIPNSSGAYSSQESGGSSPEEADRQRAGGQEAPRLLIGSLPAHLSPHLFGGFKCPVCSKFVSSEEMDLHLVLCLTKPRVTYNEDVLTKDAGECAICLEELQQGDTIARLPCLCIYHKGCIDAWFEVNRSCPEHPSD